Genomic DNA from Deltaproteobacteria bacterium:
TTTTCGTTTCAGGGCAAAACGTTCCCGGATACGGTCAAAAACAACGATGGTATCATTGAGTGAATACCCGACAATGGTAAGAACGGCAGCAATAATCGGCAGGGTAAATTCCTTGTTCAGAAGAGAGAAAACCCCCACCGTGATCAGTACGTCGTGGACCAGGGCCACGATCGCCCCGACGGCAAAACGGAATTCAAACCGTAAGGTAATATAAATGAGGACACCGAGCATGGCATAAAGGAGGGCAAAGAAGGCCTTCTCCCGAAGATCATGCCCAACCTGGGGACCCACAACACCCACACGATCTACGATAAAAGAATCTTTTCCAAAGGTTTGGATCAGTCCTTTTTTTATCTTATCGGCGAGTTGATTCCCTTTTTTGGATTGCTCCACCCGAATCATCACTTCATCAGGACTTCCGTATTCCTGAATCACACTCTCCCCTACGACCTCCTTGAGACTCTCCCGAATTTTACCGATGTCGGCAGGTTCCTTGAACTTCAACTGCATCAGTGTCCCCCCGGCAAAGTCGATCCCGTAATTCAAGCCTTTATGGACCACGATGGATCCGATCCCAACCAGAATAATCAAAACGGAAACCCCGATGAAGAACACCTTCTTGCTCAGAAAATCAAAGTTCGTATTGGGCCTGATAATCTCCATATTCCCTCTCCATGTATTTTCAACAATTGAGCAGTTTGATCCAACGAAAGCCGATCAAATACTGAGGTGCTCCACTTCACGTTTCCCCAGATAGAAAGCAAAAATCACTCGTGTAATAAAGATCGCCGTAAACATACTGGCAATGATGCCGAGACAGAGGGTGACGGCAAACCCCTTGACCGGCCCGGTCCCGAACTGAAAAAGGACAAAGGCTGCAATCAGGGTCGTCACATTGGCATCCAGAATCGTACTGAAGGCCTTGTCATAGCCTCCCTCAACCGAAGAAAGGACCGTCTTGCCCTGACGGAGTTCCTCCCGGATCCGCTCAAAAATAATCACATTCGCGTCCACGGCCATACCGATGGTCAGGATAATCCCGGCAATTCCGGGGAGGGTCAGGGTCGCGTTCAACCCGGACAGGGCCGCCATCATAAACAAAAGGTTCAGAATCAGTGCGACATTAGCGACCAATCCCGCCACTTTATAATAGATCACCATGAACACGACCACAAGGATCCCGCCGATGATGATCGATTTCATCCCCTTCTTGATCGAGTCCTGCCCCAGGGAGGGACCGACGGTCCGTTCTTCCTCAATAGTGACCGGTGCGGGCAGGGCACCGGCGCGGAGGACAATCGCAAGGTCCTTCGCTTCCTGCAAGCTGAATCGTCCGGAGATCTGGGCCCGCCCACCGGCAATCCGCTCCCGAATCGTCGGAGCGGAATAGACCGTTCCGTCAAGGATGATGGCCATTCGTTTTTTTACATACTTGGCGGTTAACTTGCCAAAAAGCTTGGCGCCTCGCCG
This window encodes:
- the secF gene encoding protein translocase subunit SecF, which gives rise to MEIIRPNTNFDFLSKKVFFIGVSVLIILVGIGSIVVHKGLNYGIDFAGGTLMQLKFKEPADIGKIRESLKEVVGESVIQEYGSPDEVMIRVEQSKKGNQLADKIKKGLIQTFGKDSFIVDRVGVVGPQVGHDLREKAFFALLYAMLGVLIYITLRFEFRFAVGAIVALVHDVLITVGVFSLLNKEFTLPIIAAVLTIVGYSLNDTIVVFDRIRERFALKRKESYEETINRSINETLSRTILTSLTTLIVVIILLFLGGEVIHDFAFALTVGIVVGTYSSIFIASPILVIFQKFAKPARG